In Spirobacillus cienkowskii, a genomic segment contains:
- a CDS encoding ABC transporter permease: protein MNLILRLALNFICKKNSKFLSFTSIVSVLGIAFGVAAFLVVITILNSFQSELKSIISSTNPNIIIYSQSGISNPMQFEKKLESIIPAPIHSMSRFIYQESVMGLGRQTSAVYIRAIEGTASSSKDSLQKYINPIDALKTLNAISPLIDRSRNTKDDTSTPELLPHVILGSELADSLNAKIGDTVTLMTFAHENGRVGIRYNKLFVTGFISTGLSEYDKKQVLMNFEDGVKLFGVESWASGIEIRLQNLDDALSVSQELNSLLPYNVIAWQQIDRGLFEQIERDGTAIKLIVLIISFVAGFNIIVTLSLTVMDRAPHISLLRALGATKSIIIRVFVCSGFVLGVLGSLTGVLSGLLILKIFAGIPLGDFQKFYYLKKVPVQIDSHLILIALFTSILLSFFGALYPAWKASRVSPMQGLSQTY, encoded by the coding sequence GTGAATTTGATATTAAGACTTGCATTAAATTTTATTTGTAAGAAAAATTCAAAATTTTTAAGCTTTACCTCAATAGTTTCAGTGCTAGGAATTGCTTTTGGTGTTGCCGCATTTTTGGTCGTCATTACTATTTTAAATAGTTTTCAATCAGAATTAAAAAGCATAATTTCTTCTACAAATCCTAATATTATTATTTATTCTCAGTCTGGAATTAGCAATCCAATGCAGTTTGAAAAAAAATTAGAGTCCATCATTCCTGCGCCTATTCATTCAATGAGTCGCTTTATTTATCAGGAGTCTGTGATGGGATTAGGGCGTCAGACGTCAGCTGTTTATATTCGTGCTATAGAAGGCACAGCATCATCATCAAAAGACAGTTTGCAAAAATACATCAATCCTATTGATGCATTAAAAACCCTAAATGCAATAAGCCCACTGATTGATCGCTCAAGAAATACAAAAGATGATACCTCTACTCCAGAATTGCTGCCGCATGTCATTTTAGGTAGTGAATTGGCTGATTCTTTAAATGCGAAAATTGGCGATACGGTCACTCTCATGACTTTTGCTCATGAAAATGGTCGGGTAGGCATTCGCTATAACAAATTATTTGTCACAGGTTTTATTAGTACGGGTTTGTCTGAGTATGATAAAAAACAGGTTCTCATGAATTTTGAAGATGGAGTTAAACTGTTTGGAGTAGAAAGCTGGGCAAGTGGTATTGAAATTCGATTACAAAATTTAGATGATGCCTTGTCCGTTTCTCAAGAATTAAATAGTTTGCTTCCTTATAATGTCATTGCTTGGCAACAAATTGATAGAGGTTTATTTGAGCAAATTGAACGTGATGGAACTGCAATAAAACTTATTGTTTTGATTATTTCTTTTGTCGCTGGATTTAATATTATTGTTACATTAAGTTTAACAGTTATGGATAGAGCTCCCCACATTTCGTTGCTGCGCGCATTAGGTGCTACAAAATCTATTATAATTCGAGTTTTTGTGTGTTCTGGATTTGTTTTGGGTGTATTGGGTTCTTTGACAGGCGTATTATCCGGTCTTCTTATTTTAAAAATATTTGCTGGAATACCTTTAGGAGATTTTCAAAAATTTTATTATCTCAAAAAAGTTCCGGTACAAATTGATTCGCATTTGATTCTCATCGCATTGTTTACCTCTATTTTGCTTTCATTTTTTGGAGCATTATACCCTGCATGGAAGGCGTCTCGCGTCTCGCCGATGCAGGGATTGAGTCAGACTTATTAA